Proteins co-encoded in one Polluticoccus soli genomic window:
- a CDS encoding GNAT family N-acetyltransferase, with product MDMLLPDVTIQPFDPKYQRGIDLMLGTIVPEYPEPFFHLPVRKIEELHKLPGRHYWVALSDGEVIGSIGVVVMKDYAVLKSLFVFKIWRGEEKGVANNLMKVATEKAKEEGCKTMYLGTMEQFKPAQRFYEKQGYERVDEKDLPSGFPHNDLDKVFFKKSI from the coding sequence ATGGACATGCTACTACCAGACGTAACCATTCAGCCGTTCGATCCGAAATACCAGCGGGGTATAGACCTGATGCTGGGCACTATTGTTCCTGAATATCCCGAGCCGTTCTTTCACCTGCCGGTAAGGAAGATAGAAGAGCTGCATAAGCTACCCGGCCGACACTATTGGGTGGCGCTGAGTGATGGCGAGGTGATAGGCAGCATAGGAGTCGTTGTGATGAAAGATTATGCCGTACTCAAAAGCCTGTTTGTATTCAAAATATGGCGTGGCGAGGAAAAGGGCGTAGCCAATAACCTGATGAAGGTGGCTACGGAGAAAGCAAAAGAAGAAGGCTGCAAGACAATGTACCTCGGCACCATGGAGCAGTTTAAACCCGCACAACGGTTTTATGAAAAGCAAGGCTATGAACGTGTGGATGAAAAAGATCTGCCGTCCGGCTTCCCTCACAATGATCTCGACAAAGTGTTTTTCAAAAAGTCTATATAA
- a CDS encoding YdeI/OmpD-associated family protein encodes MPKTKTYSFKAIIYKTGINYAVDVPEKISGALEAVRGYIKVKGTINGFAFRTTLVPVKNGPCRLFTNLIMLNGASAWIGDEVKFVIEQDVEVLEIDYPMPPELKKRLKEKKLTAVFDALTPSRKKEILRYLGFIKTEETLLRNIDKLVTRMEEGQPARIP; translated from the coding sequence ATGCCCAAAACAAAAACATACAGTTTCAAGGCAATTATCTATAAAACCGGCATCAACTACGCAGTAGATGTGCCGGAAAAGATATCCGGTGCGCTGGAGGCGGTGCGTGGGTATATCAAAGTGAAGGGTACGATCAATGGTTTTGCCTTTCGTACTACGCTGGTGCCGGTGAAGAATGGGCCGTGCAGGTTGTTCACCAATCTTATAATGCTGAATGGTGCGAGTGCCTGGATAGGTGATGAGGTTAAGTTTGTGATAGAGCAGGATGTTGAAGTATTAGAAATTGACTACCCCATGCCGCCGGAGTTAAAGAAACGGTTGAAGGAAAAGAAACTGACAGCTGTTTTTGATGCACTGACACCTTCGCGCAAGAAGGAGATACTGCGCTATCTTGGGTTTATTAAAACAGAAGAAACATTACTGCGGAATATTGATAAGCTGGTGACGAGGATGGAAGAAGGGCAGCCTGCTAGGATACCGTAA
- a CDS encoding TfoX/Sxy family protein yields the protein MAKKPVSTIPEESLALFDKLVATIDGIERKGATMPYTSFNGHMFAFLTKEGTLALRLPDAALEEFLRKYKTTLCEQHGTVLKEYAVVPDSLFKKAKDLQPWFAKSYEYIASLKPKPTTKTKK from the coding sequence ATGGCTAAAAAACCGGTCAGCACTATTCCAGAAGAAAGTCTTGCCCTGTTCGACAAACTGGTGGCGACTATAGATGGCATAGAACGCAAAGGCGCCACCATGCCCTACACTTCGTTCAACGGCCATATGTTTGCCTTCCTCACCAAAGAAGGCACGCTGGCGCTCAGATTGCCGGATGCAGCGCTGGAAGAATTCCTGAGGAAATATAAGACCACCCTCTGCGAGCAGCACGGCACTGTGCTGAAAGAGTATGCCGTTGTTCCTGACAGTCTATTTAAAAAGGCCAAAGACCTGCAACCATGGTTTGCTAAAAGCTATGAATACATAGCCAGCCTAAAACCGAAGCCAACCACAAAGACAAAGAAATAG
- a CDS encoding sodium:solute symporter: protein MSTLDWIILLLTLGGIIAYGVYKGRGQTGSDSYILAGKNMPWYIVLLGIMATQASAITFLSAPGQAYTDGMRFVQYYFGLPIAMVVISITFIPIFQKLNVYTAYEYLETRFDRKTRLLTSVLFLISRGLSTGISIYAPSIILSSIMGWNIYLTNIITGGLLIIYTYTGGAKAIAHTQKLQFLIILGSMAIAGYLVVAGLPEGVTMGDALYVAGKSDKLNVITTGFDWKDKYNIWSGIIGGFFLALSYFGTDQSQVGRYITGKDTRESRLGLLMNGLVKIPMQFSILLIGALLFAFYSFYPAPVNFNDGAYKKFAKGEPEVAIPIELEYQQLHTKYQQQVTALALQRNSHNQDSVAPMAAALKRTQEEVDALRGTVQTELIKHGYSADANDTNYIFLYFVKHTLPKGLVGLLFAVIFLASWGSISAAINSLASSSMMDIQLLVKDEPDKSRQLMLGRLHTLGWGIFCIGVAMFATRMGSLIEAVNILGSLFYGTILGIFLVAFYVKRAGGTVVFTAAVIAEACVVIVYNLDIVSFLWLNVIGALVVVIVSLLGSLKRTL, encoded by the coding sequence GTGAGTACACTTGACTGGATTATACTGCTGCTGACCCTTGGTGGTATCATTGCCTACGGTGTGTACAAAGGCCGCGGGCAAACCGGCTCCGACAGCTATATACTGGCGGGCAAGAACATGCCCTGGTACATTGTGTTGCTGGGCATCATGGCCACACAGGCCAGTGCCATCACTTTTCTTTCTGCTCCCGGGCAGGCGTACACTGATGGTATGCGCTTTGTGCAGTATTACTTCGGACTGCCGATAGCGATGGTGGTGATCAGCATCACGTTCATCCCCATCTTCCAGAAGTTGAATGTCTATACCGCTTATGAGTATCTTGAGACACGTTTCGACAGGAAGACGAGGTTGCTGACCTCTGTGCTGTTCCTTATCTCGCGCGGCTTGTCGACTGGTATCAGTATTTATGCGCCGTCCATCATCCTGTCGTCTATCATGGGGTGGAATATCTACCTCACTAATATCATTACCGGTGGGCTGCTTATTATCTATACCTACACGGGTGGTGCCAAAGCCATTGCACATACGCAGAAGCTGCAGTTCCTCATTATCCTCGGCTCCATGGCTATTGCGGGCTATCTCGTGGTAGCTGGATTGCCCGAAGGTGTCACGATGGGCGATGCGTTGTATGTAGCTGGTAAGTCCGACAAGCTGAATGTGATCACTACCGGTTTTGACTGGAAGGACAAGTACAATATCTGGAGTGGTATCATTGGTGGGTTCTTTTTGGCGCTCTCTTACTTCGGTACCGACCAGAGCCAGGTAGGCAGGTATATCACCGGTAAGGATACCCGCGAAAGCCGTCTTGGTTTGCTGATGAACGGGTTGGTGAAAATACCCATGCAGTTCTCGATACTGCTGATAGGTGCGCTGTTGTTTGCTTTCTATAGTTTCTATCCCGCGCCTGTCAACTTCAATGATGGTGCGTATAAGAAGTTTGCGAAGGGTGAACCGGAAGTGGCCATACCTATTGAGCTGGAGTACCAGCAACTGCATACCAAGTACCAGCAGCAGGTAACAGCACTGGCGCTGCAACGCAACAGTCATAACCAGGATTCGGTGGCGCCCATGGCAGCTGCTTTGAAGCGCACGCAGGAGGAGGTGGACGCGCTGCGCGGCACCGTGCAAACGGAACTGATAAAGCATGGCTACAGTGCTGATGCCAATGATACCAACTACATCTTTCTCTACTTTGTGAAACATACGCTGCCTAAGGGTTTGGTGGGGTTGTTGTTTGCAGTGATCTTTCTAGCCTCGTGGGGATCTATATCGGCGGCCATCAACTCACTGGCCAGCTCGTCGATGATGGATATACAGTTGCTGGTAAAAGACGAACCGGATAAAAGCCGCCAGCTGATGTTGGGCAGGCTGCATACGCTGGGCTGGGGCATCTTCTGCATTGGGGTGGCGATGTTTGCCACACGGATGGGTAGCTTGATAGAGGCGGTGAACATACTAGGGTCGCTGTTTTATGGTACGATACTGGGCATTTTCCTTGTGGCGTTTTATGTGAAGCGCGCCGGTGGCACTGTGGTGTTTACGGCTGCGGTGATAGCCGAGGCTTGTGTGGTGATCGTGTATAATCTCGATATTGTTTCCTTCCTGTGGCTGAATGTGATAGGGGCGCTGGTTGTGGTTATTGTCAGTTTACTTGGGTCGTTAAAGCGGACGCTTTAG